One part of the Nocardioides zeae genome encodes these proteins:
- a CDS encoding 5-oxoprolinase subunit C family protein translates to MTRRALVVVGISGPVLVQDLGRPGHAAVGVGRSGAADRAAYLLGNRAVGNRLGAASLEVTLGGLEVEVVGGPLWCCLTGAPATLEADGRACPAGAVVAVRHRLRIGTPARGLRCYLAVRGGIDVPRVLGSRSRDVLAGLGPAPLGAGDVVVVGDDAEEAEAGWPRVDAVPVDALAEPALLRVVPGPRADLVADPDRLVTGEWRASVHTDRVGTRLEGGAPLLHRDPERQLPSEGAVRGALQVPPSGEPVLFGPDHPVTGGYPVVGVVVDADVDRAAQLRPGDPVRFRWA, encoded by the coding sequence GTGACCCGCCGCGCCCTCGTCGTCGTCGGGATCAGCGGTCCGGTGCTCGTGCAGGACCTCGGCCGGCCGGGACACGCCGCCGTCGGGGTCGGACGCTCGGGGGCGGCGGATCGCGCGGCGTACCTCCTGGGGAACCGGGCCGTCGGCAACCGCCTCGGCGCGGCGTCGCTCGAGGTCACCCTCGGCGGTCTCGAGGTGGAGGTGGTGGGCGGCCCCCTCTGGTGCTGCCTGACGGGTGCGCCCGCCACGCTGGAGGCCGACGGTCGGGCCTGTCCCGCGGGTGCGGTGGTGGCGGTGCGGCATCGCCTGCGGATCGGTACGCCGGCGCGCGGCCTCCGCTGCTACCTCGCCGTGCGCGGCGGGATCGACGTGCCCCGGGTGCTGGGGTCGCGCAGCCGGGACGTGCTGGCCGGGTTGGGGCCGGCGCCGCTCGGCGCGGGGGACGTCGTCGTGGTCGGTGACGACGCGGAGGAGGCGGAGGCGGGCTGGCCGCGGGTCGATGCCGTGCCGGTCGACGCGCTCGCGGAGCCGGCGCTGCTCCGCGTCGTGCCCGGTCCACGGGCGGACCTCGTCGCCGACCCGGACCGCCTGGTCACGGGGGAGTGGCGCGCATCGGTCCACACCGACCGGGTCGGGACGCGGTTGGAGGGCGGCGCGCCGCTGCTCCACCGCGACCCGGAGCGCCAGCTGCCCAGCGAGGGAGCGGTGCGCGGTGCGCTGCAGGTGCCGCCGTCGGGGGAGCCCGTGCTGTTCGGCCCCGACCACCCGGTCACCGGCGGCTACCCGGTCGTCGGCGTCGTGGTCGACGCCGACGTGGACCGGGCCGCCCAGCTGCGGCCGGGCGACCCGGTCAGGTTCCGCTGGGCGTGA
- the meaB gene encoding methylmalonyl Co-A mutase-associated GTPase MeaB — protein MIGGRAGATSVAELVEAARGGSPRAVARLVSLVEDGASRPDRDDLAERLREAMALLAPHTGRAHVVGLTGAPGVGKSTSTSALVTELRRRGRRVGVLAVDPSSPFSGGALLGDRIRMGDHATDPDVYIRSMASRGHLGGLAWSTPQALRVLDAAGFDVVLVETVGVGQSEVEIAGLADTTVVLLAPGMGDGIQAAKAGILEVGDLYVVNKADRDGADQVRRELRGMLNLADRPADAWKQPILPTVAQTGDGVAAVADKLDEHRAWLTETGALDRRRRRRARAEVEAIALTTLRRTWAGFAGGAALDDLADDVVAGRRDPYAAADRLLAATDTTANA, from the coding sequence GTGATCGGAGGTCGCGCCGGCGCCACGTCGGTCGCGGAGCTCGTCGAGGCCGCGCGGGGCGGTTCGCCCCGCGCGGTCGCGCGTCTCGTCTCGCTCGTCGAGGACGGGGCGTCGCGCCCCGACCGCGACGACCTGGCGGAGCGGCTGCGCGAGGCCATGGCGCTGCTGGCGCCGCACACCGGCCGGGCCCACGTCGTCGGCCTCACGGGCGCCCCCGGCGTCGGGAAGTCGACGTCGACGTCCGCCCTCGTCACCGAGCTGCGGCGCCGCGGACGGCGCGTCGGCGTGCTCGCCGTCGACCCGTCCTCCCCGTTCTCGGGCGGCGCCCTGCTCGGTGACCGCATCCGCATGGGCGACCACGCGACCGACCCCGACGTCTACATCCGCTCGATGGCGTCGCGTGGCCACCTGGGCGGCCTGGCGTGGAGCACCCCCCAGGCGCTGCGCGTGCTCGACGCCGCCGGCTTCGACGTCGTGCTCGTCGAGACCGTCGGCGTGGGGCAGAGCGAGGTCGAGATCGCGGGTCTCGCCGACACCACGGTGGTCCTGCTCGCGCCGGGCATGGGGGACGGGATCCAGGCCGCGAAGGCCGGCATCCTCGAGGTCGGTGACCTCTACGTCGTCAACAAGGCCGACCGTGACGGCGCCGACCAGGTGCGCCGCGAGCTGCGCGGCATGCTCAACCTCGCGGACCGCCCGGCCGACGCCTGGAAGCAGCCGATCCTGCCGACGGTGGCCCAGACCGGGGACGGCGTCGCGGCGGTCGCGGACAAGCTCGACGAGCACCGGGCGTGGCTCACCGAGACCGGTGCGCTCGACCGCCGCCGGCGGCGCCGGGCCCGCGCCGAGGTCGAGGCCATCGCGCTGACGACGCTGCGGCGTACCTGGGCGGGCTTCGCGGGGGGCGCCGCCCTGGACGACCTCGCCGACGACGTGGTCGCCGGCCGCCGCGACCCGTACGCCGCGGCCGACCGCCTCCTGGCGGCGACGGACACGACGGCGAACGCCTGA
- a CDS encoding CGNR zinc finger domain-containing protein, whose product MLFAHDTEIALAAAVQLVNTAEEPDTLTTVADLDAHYADYGYTGRHDRTRAELDEVRALRPRLRTLLTGTRDEAVEIVNAMLAEARALPQLARHDGWDWHLHAVDSDRPLVERIVVETAMAMIDVIRADEMSRLGTCAADDCDGIVLDLSRNRSRKFCSTTCGNRTAVAAYRARQGS is encoded by the coding sequence ATGCTTTTCGCGCATGACACCGAGATCGCGCTGGCGGCGGCCGTCCAGCTCGTCAACACGGCGGAGGAGCCGGACACGTTGACGACGGTGGCGGACCTCGACGCGCACTACGCGGACTACGGCTACACCGGCCGCCACGACCGCACCCGCGCGGAGCTCGACGAGGTGCGGGCGCTGCGTCCGCGGCTGCGCACGCTCCTCACCGGCACGCGCGACGAGGCCGTGGAGATCGTCAACGCGATGCTCGCCGAGGCCCGCGCCCTCCCCCAGCTGGCCCGTCACGACGGCTGGGACTGGCACCTCCACGCCGTCGACTCCGACCGTCCGCTCGTGGAGCGCATCGTGGTCGAGACCGCGATGGCGATGATCGACGTCATCCGCGCCGACGAGATGTCGCGCCTCGGCACGTGCGCGGCCGACGACTGCGACGGCATCGTGCTCGACCTGTCGCGCAACCGGTCCCGCAAGTTCTGCTCGACCACGTGCGGCAACCGCACCGCGGTCGCCGCCTACCGCGCCCGGCAGGGCTCCTGA
- a CDS encoding 5-oxoprolinase subunit B family protein produces the protein MRVLPYGDRAVLVELADPDGTDPAVASARVVAWVDAAAAAWPDVPVELVPAATTVLVALPPGAPQDLTWLRAAVAGVRPGPPGPPARGDSAPRTVEVPVTYDGADLAAVARLTGLDEAGVVAAHTGTPWRVAFGGFAPGFAYLVGGDPRLGAVPRRTEPRTRVPAGSVALAGGFSGVYPRASPGGWQLLGRTELAMWDLDRDPAALLAAGVPVRFVDVGGAA, from the coding sequence GTGAGGGTGCTGCCGTACGGCGACCGGGCGGTCCTCGTCGAGCTCGCCGACCCCGACGGCACCGACCCGGCGGTCGCCTCCGCGCGCGTCGTCGCCTGGGTCGACGCCGCTGCCGCCGCGTGGCCGGACGTCCCGGTCGAGCTCGTGCCCGCCGCCACGACGGTGCTGGTCGCGCTGCCGCCCGGTGCGCCGCAGGACCTGACCTGGCTGCGCGCCGCCGTCGCGGGCGTCCGTCCCGGGCCGCCCGGGCCGCCCGCCCGGGGCGATTCGGCGCCGCGCACGGTCGAGGTGCCGGTGACCTACGACGGCGCCGACCTCGCCGCCGTCGCGCGGCTGACGGGCCTCGACGAGGCGGGCGTGGTCGCCGCCCACACCGGCACGCCGTGGCGGGTCGCCTTCGGCGGGTTCGCTCCCGGCTTCGCCTACCTCGTCGGCGGCGACCCGCGGTTGGGGGCCGTGCCGCGTCGTACCGAGCCGCGCACCCGCGTCCCGGCCGGCTCGGTGGCCCTCGCCGGCGGGTTCTCGGGGGTCTACCCCCGGGCGTCGCCGGGCGGCTGGCAGCTCCTCGGGCGCACCGAGCTGGCGATGTGGGACCTCGACCGCGACCCGGCGGCCCTCCTCGCGGCCGGCGTCCCAGTGCGCTTCGTGGACGTCGGCGGTGCCGCGTGA
- a CDS encoding alpha/beta hydrolase: protein MGQKIRANSVLPARREGLTLHTADGLDLVAELALPEDRDPVATIICLHPLPTHGGMMDSHVFRKAAFRLPALAGVAVLRYNSRGTWSEQGTSEGTFDNGVGERFDVAAALEYAEFHDLPAVWLVGWSFGTDVTLMHGLDPLVTGAILLSPPLRYSQPEHLAAWAEAGRPLTAIVPEHDDYLRPDEARERFAAVPQAEVLAVEGGKHLWVGQAERVLDEIVARVAPQVAVPLPREWDGPMTSADTSAYNAHNLAAYRDVPVPGPAQRDAGA, encoded by the coding sequence GTGGGCCAGAAGATCCGTGCGAACTCCGTCCTCCCGGCGCGGCGTGAGGGGCTGACGCTCCACACGGCGGACGGCCTCGACCTGGTGGCGGAGCTCGCCCTGCCCGAGGACCGCGACCCCGTCGCGACGATCATCTGCCTGCACCCGCTGCCGACCCACGGCGGCATGATGGACAGCCACGTCTTCCGCAAGGCCGCGTTCCGGCTGCCCGCCCTCGCCGGGGTGGCCGTGCTGCGCTACAACTCGCGCGGCACCTGGAGCGAGCAGGGCACGAGCGAGGGCACGTTCGACAACGGGGTCGGGGAGCGGTTCGACGTCGCGGCGGCCCTGGAGTACGCCGAGTTCCACGACCTGCCGGCCGTGTGGCTCGTCGGCTGGTCCTTCGGCACCGACGTCACGCTCATGCACGGCCTCGACCCGCTCGTGACGGGCGCGATCCTCCTGAGCCCGCCGCTGCGCTACTCGCAGCCGGAGCACCTCGCCGCCTGGGCGGAGGCCGGACGACCGCTCACGGCGATCGTGCCGGAGCACGACGACTACCTGCGCCCGGACGAGGCACGGGAGCGCTTCGCCGCCGTGCCGCAGGCCGAGGTGCTGGCCGTCGAGGGCGGCAAGCACCTGTGGGTCGGCCAGGCGGAGCGCGTGCTCGACGAGATCGTCGCGCGGGTCGCGCCGCAGGTGGCCGTGCCGCTGCCGCGGGAGTGGGACGGTCCGATGACCTCGGCGGACACCAGTGCCTACAACGCGCACAACCTGGCGGCGTACCGGGACGTGCCGGTGCCCGGCCCCGCCCAGCGCGACGCCGGCGCCTGA
- a CDS encoding acetyl-CoA C-acetyltransferase: MTTSVIVAGARTPIGRLLGGLKTLTAADLGGVAIKGALEKAGVAGDAVEYVIMGQVIQAGAGQITARQAAVAGGIPMDVPALTINKVCLSGINAIALADQLIRAGEHEIVVAGGMESMTQAPHLLPKSREGFKYGDTALVDSMAYDALYDQFTSQPMGGLTEARNVEAEKLTREEQDAFSARSHQLAATAQKNGVFDDEIVPVSIPQRKGDPIVVSADEGVRGDTTVESLAKLRPAFSKDGTVTAGSASQISDGAAAVVVMSKAKAEELGLSWIAEIGASGQVAGPDSTLQEQPANAILKAAEKEGIAVSDIDLFEMNEAFAAVGIASARKLGVSEDKVNVNGGAIALGHPVGMSGARIVLHLALELKRRGGGTGAAALCGGGGQGDALIIRVPA, encoded by the coding sequence ATGACCACGTCCGTCATCGTCGCCGGTGCCCGCACCCCCATCGGTCGACTGCTCGGTGGCCTCAAGACGCTCACGGCAGCCGACCTCGGTGGCGTCGCCATCAAGGGGGCGCTCGAGAAGGCCGGCGTCGCGGGCGACGCGGTCGAGTACGTGATCATGGGCCAGGTGATCCAGGCCGGGGCCGGCCAGATCACCGCCCGCCAGGCCGCGGTCGCGGGCGGCATCCCCATGGACGTGCCGGCGCTCACCATCAACAAGGTGTGCCTCTCCGGCATCAACGCGATCGCCCTGGCCGACCAGCTCATCCGCGCCGGCGAGCACGAGATCGTCGTCGCCGGCGGCATGGAGTCGATGACCCAGGCGCCCCACCTGCTGCCCAAGTCCCGTGAGGGCTTCAAGTACGGCGACACCGCGCTCGTCGACTCGATGGCCTACGACGCGCTCTACGACCAGTTCACGAGCCAGCCGATGGGCGGCCTCACCGAGGCCCGCAACGTCGAGGCCGAGAAGCTGACGCGCGAGGAGCAGGACGCCTTCTCGGCCCGCTCCCACCAGCTCGCCGCGACGGCGCAGAAGAACGGCGTCTTCGACGACGAGATCGTGCCGGTCTCCATCCCGCAGCGGAAGGGCGACCCGATCGTCGTCTCCGCCGACGAGGGCGTGCGGGGCGACACCACCGTCGAGAGCCTCGCCAAGCTGCGTCCCGCGTTCAGCAAGGACGGCACCGTCACGGCCGGCTCGGCCTCGCAGATCTCCGACGGCGCCGCCGCCGTGGTCGTCATGTCGAAGGCCAAGGCCGAGGAGCTGGGCCTCTCGTGGATCGCCGAGATCGGCGCCTCGGGCCAGGTGGCCGGTCCCGACTCGACGCTCCAGGAGCAGCCCGCCAACGCCATCCTCAAGGCCGCGGAGAAGGAGGGCATCGCCGTCTCCGACATCGACCTGTTCGAGATGAACGAGGCCTTCGCGGCCGTCGGCATCGCCAGCGCCCGCAAGCTCGGCGTGTCCGAGGACAAGGTCAACGTCAACGGCGGCGCCATCGCGCTCGGCCACCCGGTCGGCATGTCGGGTGCCCGCATCGTGCTCCACCTCGCGCTCGAGCTGAAGCGCCGTGGCGGCGGCACGGGCGCGGCCGCCCTCTGCGGCGGTGGCGGCCAGGGCGACGCGCTCATCATCCGCGTCCCTGCGTGA
- a CDS encoding endo alpha-1,4 polygalactosaminidase, translating to MRRAVVGLAVAAVLLTGCAATDDDGGGGDAGPGEEPGSGDSAAVAPPPADARWDIQLGGPRDVPSDVAIVERDRTAEPLGGYDICYVNGFQSQPDDGRWTDSDLVLRDAAGEPVIDEVWQEHLFDISSAAKRDALLEVVGPWIEGCADDGFDAVELDNLDSFTRSEGLLDEEDADAWAAALVGVAHDAGLAAGQKNRAGWDGTSVGYDFAVVEECGAYDECDAYTEFFGDHVLVVEYTEEGFAAACDELGGTVPIVYRDVDLAPDGERAWCED from the coding sequence GGGCTGGCGGTGGCGGCGGTGCTCCTGACGGGGTGCGCGGCCACCGACGACGACGGGGGTGGCGGCGACGCGGGTCCCGGCGAGGAGCCGGGCTCCGGCGACAGCGCCGCCGTCGCCCCGCCCCCGGCCGACGCGCGCTGGGACATCCAGCTGGGCGGTCCCCGCGACGTACCCAGCGACGTGGCGATCGTCGAGCGGGACCGCACGGCGGAGCCGCTCGGCGGCTACGACATCTGCTACGTCAACGGCTTCCAGTCGCAGCCCGACGACGGGCGCTGGACCGACTCCGACCTGGTGCTGCGCGACGCCGCCGGTGAGCCGGTGATCGACGAGGTGTGGCAGGAACACCTCTTCGACATCTCCTCGGCCGCCAAGCGCGACGCGCTCCTGGAGGTCGTCGGCCCCTGGATCGAGGGGTGCGCCGACGACGGCTTCGACGCCGTCGAGCTCGACAACCTCGACTCCTTCACCCGCAGCGAGGGCCTCCTCGACGAGGAGGACGCCGACGCCTGGGCCGCGGCGCTCGTGGGCGTCGCCCACGACGCGGGCCTCGCGGCCGGGCAGAAGAACCGGGCCGGCTGGGACGGCACCAGCGTCGGCTACGACTTCGCCGTGGTCGAGGAGTGCGGGGCGTACGACGAGTGCGACGCCTACACGGAGTTCTTCGGCGACCACGTGCTCGTCGTGGAGTACACGGAGGAAGGCTTCGCGGCGGCGTGCGACGAGCTGGGCGGCACGGTGCCGATCGTCTACCGGGACGTGGACCTCGCGCCCGACGGCGAACGCGCGTGGTGCGAGGACTAA
- a CDS encoding LamB/YcsF family protein, whose product MDGRAVDLNSDVGESFGRWVLGDDAAVLAEVTSANVACGFHAGDPSTLRRTCALAVERDVVIGAQVGYRDLAGFGRRFLDVAPDELTDDVLYQLGALDALARATGGRVAYLKPHGALYNATVHHDEQAAAVVRAVGEHDPSLPVLGLPGSALLGHAEAAGLRTVAEAFADRGYQPDGTLVRRDRPGALLHDPAEVAARVVRLVVEGVVTAVDGTDVAVLADSVCVHGDSPGAVAMAQAVRAALDAAGIAVRAFA is encoded by the coding sequence ATGGACGGACGGGCGGTCGACCTGAACAGCGACGTGGGCGAGTCGTTCGGCCGCTGGGTGCTCGGCGACGACGCCGCGGTGCTCGCCGAGGTGACCAGCGCGAACGTGGCCTGCGGCTTCCACGCCGGTGACCCGTCGACGCTGCGCCGCACGTGCGCGCTCGCGGTGGAGCGGGACGTGGTGATCGGCGCGCAGGTCGGGTACCGCGACCTCGCGGGCTTCGGGCGACGGTTCCTCGACGTCGCGCCCGACGAGCTGACCGACGACGTGCTCTACCAGCTCGGGGCGCTCGACGCGCTGGCGCGCGCCACCGGCGGCCGGGTCGCCTACCTCAAGCCGCACGGCGCCCTCTACAACGCGACCGTCCACCACGACGAGCAGGCCGCCGCCGTGGTGCGGGCCGTGGGCGAGCACGACCCGTCGTTGCCGGTGCTCGGGCTCCCGGGCTCGGCGCTCCTGGGCCACGCGGAGGCCGCGGGACTGCGCACCGTGGCGGAGGCGTTCGCCGACCGCGGCTACCAGCCCGACGGCACGTTGGTGCGGCGCGACCGTCCGGGCGCGCTCCTGCACGATCCCGCGGAGGTCGCGGCCCGCGTCGTCCGCCTCGTCGTCGAGGGCGTCGTGACCGCGGTCGACGGCACCGACGTCGCGGTGCTCGCCGACTCGGTCTGCGTGCACGGCGACTCCCCGGGAGCCGTGGCGATGGCGCAGGCCGTGCGGGCGGCGCTCGACGCGGCCGGGATCGCGGTGCGGGCGTTCGCGTGA
- a CDS encoding PH domain-containing protein, with product MGLLAALTDPDIGKHLLREEGEVIVDEVRHHWVAFIVPGLVLLAALALLVAVPFIPLDWGWFPLLLALGVGAYGGYRALGVHMDRFVITNMRVFRVHGVFSQQLATMPLTRILDITVKKPLIGRILGYGHFVFESAAQAQGLRDIRTVARPDERDMAIQRVVQRSGVRGRPQVN from the coding sequence GTGGGACTGCTGGCGGCCCTGACCGACCCCGACATCGGCAAGCACCTCCTCCGCGAGGAGGGCGAGGTGATCGTCGACGAGGTCCGGCACCACTGGGTCGCGTTCATCGTCCCGGGGCTCGTGCTGCTGGCCGCCCTGGCGCTCCTCGTCGCCGTGCCGTTCATCCCGCTCGACTGGGGCTGGTTCCCGCTGCTGCTGGCGCTGGGCGTCGGCGCGTACGGCGGGTACCGCGCCCTGGGCGTGCACATGGACCGCTTCGTCATCACCAACATGCGGGTCTTCCGCGTGCACGGTGTCTTCTCCCAGCAGCTCGCGACGATGCCGCTGACCCGCATCCTCGACATCACCGTGAAGAAGCCGCTGATCGGGCGGATCCTCGGCTACGGGCACTTCGTCTTCGAGTCGGCCGCCCAGGCGCAGGGCCTCCGCGACATCCGCACGGTGGCCCGGCCCGACGAGCGCGACATGGCGATCCAGCGGGTCGTGCAGCGCTCCGGCGTGCGCGGCCGTCCCCAGGTGAACTGA
- a CDS encoding IS30 family transposase, with the protein MRLRKGRHGGVVGAHPPPLDGDWVDEHGRLSQAGRALIQIRRSEGRCPARIAAELGVHRSTVGRELARNTRLGRYHAAAAQVMTEQRRPRPRPSKLAVRADTGVDAGVDAGVDGGAGEVLRAAVLVRLNNRFSPVQVSQDLRRCYPGRDDMQVSHETIYQALYVQGKGSLREELKVEKALRSGRTSRRPRSALPPRSNRSWIGAEAHISHRPPEAADRAVPGHWEGDLVIGAGGRSALITLVERSTRYALIRRLPLTHDATTVAAALVTMMTNLPESLRRSLTWDQGSEMAAHTTFTLATGCPVYFADPHSPWQRGTNENTNGLVRDIHPKGTDFNHVSDADITETERLLNIRPRQTLNWDTPADRLQQLLNVAPTT; encoded by the coding sequence ATGCGACTGCGCAAGGGCCGCCACGGCGGTGTTGTCGGTGCCCATCCACCCCCGCTGGACGGTGACTGGGTCGATGAGCACGGCCGGTTGAGCCAGGCCGGGCGGGCCTTGATCCAGATCCGTCGCAGCGAGGGACGGTGTCCAGCACGGATCGCTGCCGAGCTCGGGGTGCACCGCAGCACGGTGGGACGCGAACTGGCCCGCAACACCCGCCTGGGTCGCTACCACGCTGCTGCAGCGCAGGTGATGACCGAGCAGCGCCGGCCCCGGCCCCGCCCGTCCAAGCTCGCAGTTCGTGCAGACACCGGCGTGGATGCGGGTGTGGATGCGGGTGTGGATGGGGGTGCCGGTGAGGTGCTGCGCGCAGCGGTGCTGGTCCGGTTGAACAACCGGTTCTCACCCGTGCAGGTCAGCCAGGATCTGCGGCGGTGCTATCCGGGGCGCGACGATATGCAGGTGAGCCACGAGACGATCTACCAAGCGCTCTACGTGCAGGGCAAGGGATCGCTGCGTGAGGAGCTGAAGGTCGAGAAAGCGTTGCGCAGCGGCCGCACCAGCCGTCGGCCCCGCTCGGCGCTGCCCCCACGGTCCAACCGGTCCTGGATCGGTGCCGAGGCCCACATCAGCCACCGCCCACCCGAAGCCGCCGACCGCGCCGTACCCGGGCACTGGGAGGGCGACCTCGTCATCGGCGCCGGCGGGCGTTCGGCGTTGATCACCCTGGTCGAACGCTCGACCCGCTACGCCCTGATCCGACGGCTGCCGCTGACCCACGACGCCACCACCGTCGCAGCTGCCCTGGTCACGATGATGACCAACCTGCCCGAGTCGTTGCGCCGCTCGCTGACCTGGGACCAGGGCAGCGAGATGGCCGCGCACACCACCTTCACCCTGGCCACCGGATGCCCCGTCTACTTCGCCGACCCCCACAGCCCCTGGCAACGCGGCACCAACGAGAACACCAACGGACTCGTGCGCGACATCCACCCCAAGGGCACCGACTTCAACCACGTCAGCGACGCCGACATCACCGAGACCGAACGCCTCCTCAACATCCGCCCCCGCCAAACCCTCAACTGGGACACCCCCGCCGATAGGCTCCAACAACTACTCAACGTTGCACCGACCACCTGA
- a CDS encoding MarR family winged helix-turn-helix transcriptional regulator, whose protein sequence is MTLPFDPIAEARRQWDLRWTGGEAMHAVTSLMRVQQLVIGRLDALLKPHGLTFARYEALVLLVFSSRGALPLGKMGERLQVHPTSVTSIVNRLEAAGLVERRPHPDDRRATLAAITDEGRALVDRATADLLAADFALGSLGSAEQRGLSDLLAPVRRDAGDF, encoded by the coding sequence ATGACGCTGCCGTTCGACCCCATCGCCGAGGCGCGCCGCCAGTGGGACCTCCGCTGGACCGGCGGCGAGGCCATGCACGCCGTCACGTCGCTCATGCGGGTGCAGCAGCTCGTCATCGGCCGGTTGGACGCGCTGCTGAAGCCGCACGGCCTGACCTTCGCCCGCTACGAGGCGCTCGTGCTCCTCGTCTTCTCCTCCCGGGGCGCGCTGCCGCTGGGCAAGATGGGGGAGCGTCTGCAGGTGCACCCCACCTCGGTCACGTCGATCGTCAACCGGCTCGAGGCGGCCGGCCTCGTGGAGCGCCGTCCCCACCCCGACGACCGGCGGGCGACGCTCGCGGCCATCACCGACGAGGGGCGCGCGCTCGTGGACCGGGCCACCGCGGACCTCCTCGCCGCCGACTTCGCGCTCGGTTCGCTCGGCAGCGCCGAGCAGCGCGGGCTGTCGGACCTGTTGGCGCCGGTCCGCCGGGATGCCGGAGACTTCTGA
- a CDS encoding EamA family transporter has protein sequence MSTLTPDTPVVSSARPQLGAGLLLALVSASAFGLSGSLARGLLDAGWTAGAAVTARVALAALVLAVPAALAMRGRWALLLGQPRNLGTVALYGVLAVAGAQLCYFYAVSYLQVGVALLIEYTAPVAVIVWMWLRHGQRPGRVTVLGAAVAAVGLALVLGVVSGVSLNVVGVLWGLGAMVGAASYFVISADNDNGLPGTALAAGGLTVGGVVLGTAGFVGVLPMRATTAGVEYAGHEVAWWVPVLGLGLVTAALAYVTGIAASRRLGSRLASFVALAEVVMALVFAWVLLDELPGPLQLAGGLLILAGVVVVKLGESGVQDVRLGEPEAAEVAEVADAA, from the coding sequence ATGAGCACGTTGACTCCTGACACGCCGGTCGTGTCCTCCGCGCGTCCCCAGCTCGGCGCCGGTCTCCTCCTCGCCCTGGTCTCCGCCTCGGCGTTCGGTCTGTCGGGGTCGTTGGCGCGTGGGCTGCTCGACGCGGGCTGGACCGCGGGCGCCGCCGTGACGGCACGCGTCGCCCTCGCGGCGCTCGTGCTCGCCGTACCGGCCGCCCTGGCGATGCGAGGCAGGTGGGCCCTGCTGCTCGGCCAGCCGCGCAACCTCGGCACCGTGGCGCTCTACGGCGTGCTCGCCGTCGCCGGCGCGCAGCTCTGCTACTTCTACGCGGTCTCCTACCTGCAGGTCGGCGTGGCGCTGCTCATCGAGTACACGGCGCCCGTCGCCGTCATCGTGTGGATGTGGCTGCGGCACGGGCAGCGGCCCGGCCGGGTCACGGTGCTCGGCGCCGCCGTCGCCGCCGTCGGCCTCGCCCTCGTGCTCGGCGTCGTCAGCGGCGTGAGCCTCAACGTCGTCGGCGTGCTGTGGGGCCTCGGCGCGATGGTCGGTGCGGCGTCCTACTTCGTCATCTCCGCCGACAACGACAACGGCCTGCCGGGCACCGCACTGGCGGCCGGCGGCCTGACCGTCGGCGGCGTCGTGCTGGGCACCGCCGGGTTCGTGGGCGTCCTGCCGATGCGGGCGACGACGGCGGGGGTGGAGTACGCCGGGCACGAGGTTGCCTGGTGGGTCCCCGTGCTCGGTCTGGGACTGGTGACGGCGGCGCTGGCGTACGTCACCGGCATCGCCGCCTCGCGCCGGCTGGGTTCACGCCTCGCGTCGTTCGTGGCGCTGGCCGAGGTCGTCATGGCGCTCGTGTTCGCCTGGGTGCTGCTCGACGAGCTGCCCGGCCCGCTGCAGCTCGCGGGCGGCCTGCTCATCCTCGCCGGCGTCGTCGTGGTGAAGCTGGGGGAGTCGGGCGTGCAGGACGTGCGCCTCGGCGAGCCCGAGGCGGCCGAGGTCGCGGAGGTCGCGGACGCCGCCTGA
- the mce gene encoding methylmalonyl-CoA epimerase, with the protein MSAALEIPEHLFIAIDHVGIAVPDLDEAVAFYETTFGMKVAHTETNEEQGVREAMVAVGDSGSFIQLLAPLTPESTIAKFLDRSGPGLQQLAYRVVDVEQVSAILRERGVRLLYDAPRRGTSDSRINFVHPKDAGGVLVELVQPAEGAHH; encoded by the coding sequence ATGTCTGCAGCGCTGGAGATCCCCGAGCACCTGTTCATCGCCATCGACCACGTCGGCATCGCCGTCCCGGACCTCGACGAGGCCGTGGCGTTCTACGAGACGACGTTCGGCATGAAGGTGGCCCACACCGAGACCAACGAGGAGCAGGGCGTCCGCGAGGCGATGGTGGCCGTCGGCGACTCCGGTTCCTTCATCCAGCTGCTCGCTCCCCTGACGCCCGAGTCGACCATCGCCAAGTTCCTCGACCGGTCCGGCCCCGGCCTCCAGCAGCTGGCCTACCGCGTGGTCGACGTGGAGCAGGTCTCCGCGATCCTGCGCGAGCGCGGCGTCCGCCTCCTCTACGACGCGCCGCGCCGCGGCACGTCGGACTCGCGCATCAACTTCGTGCACCCCAAGGACGCGGGCGGCGTGCTCGTCGAGCTCGTGCAGCCCGCGGAGGGCGCGCACCACTGA